TGAGATATGAAAACATAATTTCAGTGAGTTAAGTTTTACATGGTTTACAAAAGCAGTAAGCTGTGACTGACTGTGGCCTCGCTCCTCTTTGGCACCGTTGATCTTCTGAATGGCCTGGTTGAGGCTGGACAGAGGAATCTGTCTCAGGTAGCTTGGAAGACTCAGGAACTCCCTCTCTGACACCACAGCCAGACTCTGAGCCCTGGAGgaacaacacagagagagcagaggtatGACTAGTAATTTCAAGTGAAGTAATCTATTGATATTGGGAACAGTTTAGCTTTTGAAGATACATTAATAATAACCATATTCTACATTCTTTGCTGACACCGTAAGATTTGACCTGTTCTCTTTCCCTGTTGCAGTGTGGAGGGTTGAAGGCTTGAGGTGTGGCTGAACTACTGCTGTGGGGAGCTTCTTGCTCTGGGAAATGAGCTGCAAGATGAAAGACAAACCCATCAGAACCAGTCAgcacagtagttataatcacaacGCTATCTAAAAGTTTCAAACATTCACACTTAGTAGTACAGATCATAAAAGCATTTTCCCCCACTGTCTGTGGACAGGGAAGGCACAGTTCTCATATCTACTCCATACTCTGAATCCCACAAGTCTCCAGTCCACTCACCTTAAAGATGTCCTGTGTGACAGAGCTTAGGTCCGGCATCTCAGGGGTGGATGGCTCGGGGTAGTCCCCTCTGACCCGTGGGGTCCCCAGGTTGAATGTCTGGGTGGGACCATCCTGatccaggacagagagagggggctcTCCTGACCCCATAGTCTGCTCTCCACTGgttccaccaccacccctctacaGTCAGGGAGATGAGAGACAGTGAggcaaaatatatatacactcaaaCTTAACTTTACCAACATCCTCAGCAACAGGGGGAAAGTAAGCACTCAAGGGCCTTTATAGCGGTTTCAGCTTACATAGGGTAGAGAGCTGCCCAGAAAGGACTCTAGGCTTGGCATCTCTGGTGTAAGTTTTTCCTCTGTACATCCAATGATTGAGATCTCTGACACATTATATGACCAGGCTTGATTGGAGCCTCTACTGGAGGTTGGAAGTTCTGAGTGATCTTGGTCTTCATCTGCCTGTGTGTTTCTCTCACCctgtaacaacattacagttactcACTATATTTGAGTGCAATTTGTAGTTTATGGTCTATGGTCCATATGCCtccataaaaaaataaatgcataaacaaacagacacattgaccgactgacagtaacacacaccttTCTGGTGCTAAGGAGTCTGTTGATGTATGGTGTCTCAAATGCTGGGACCTCAGGGGTGGCTTGGTGGTTGCCAAGGCGACAGGGGGACTCTGGGTCAATCTCTCCCTGcagaggaggggacagagcgTGTCGCTGAGACTTTGTGATCTTCAGACCTGGGGTGCAAAACACAGGCGGCTCGGGGGACTCCATGGTAGCCAGGCTGTACATCATGGAGTTTGATGGTGGGGTGGAGAGGACATGTGCCGGTCTCTGTGACATTGCTCCCAAGCCCAAGGACACTGCTGAGCTGTTAACAAAACAGCACCATTCATAAGACTAAGAGCACAGGACATTCTACTTAAGAAGGCTGACTTATTAATTTTTGTAGGAACTTGGGTGAAACTTTGGAAGCTGTTAACCAGCCAAGTAGTAGATTTGAGAGTCAATCAGAGCCAGACagaacagtattatactacacacctGAGAGGCTTTGTGGGCTTCTTGCGCTGCAGGTCCATGGTGAAGTCATTGTTGAGACACACAGTGTGTTCCGTGAGGCCAAAGTCGACCATGCGGGGGGTCAGGAGGTCGTCATCTTCGTCCATACGCAAGGTGCACTTGGGCGTTTTGGGCATGGGCGGCTGCATGGCTAGGACTAGAGACGGCAGAGGGAGGGTCATCGTGGGCATGGGGGCCTCAGCGCTGGAAAACACTGTGCCACCCAACACCCTCTTCAGGTGGATCTCTGACAGGCCGAAGTCAGAGAGCTGGGGGGTGCGCAAGGGGTCAATGAAGGGCGGAGGGGGCATCTTCAGAGGGGTCACTGAGGTGAGgtatccctctccttcctcctggtcctcctctcctccctcggtCTCATCCTCGTCCTCTTTCTCTGAAGCTTCTGCCTCCTGGCCGTTCGACTCTGTGGGAGAGAGACAAGATATCTAGATAAACCAACAGGTCAGGAGGAAAACATTCAGATAGAAATGGGCAATTAGTAACAGATtgatgctgagactcagattttacacattaaaatgtcaaacaaaaaccaatgattgcaaagttaaaaaTCATACAACGCTACGCATAAGGACTAATTTGtgccgtcattctgttaccaaactttgcatctgcactgtttaAGTAAATATGTTTATGTCAAAtgttctgtggaaattgttacaagtccttgtgcatagaacagcctcaatttgtcaggcatggactacaaggtgtcgaaagcgttccacagggatgctggcccatgttgacccttgctcccttcggtctcaacatagactttgatctgaagccattcttgtgataattgtgattttgccattgtaattgtttgttagatacattttagactacaaatgctatgatcgtatgctatccatttgtttgtctttttgtatgttctttgtatggcattttttttaatatttgagttaaccaatgatattagctcatacttggccatgattacaaacacctgtgtgtctcttgacactatataaatgactcatctcgcagtgtttgatgataccctgatgaagacagcttcgctgtcgaaacgttggtcattaaatttttgcatctgagctcttagagtgtgcggctttcctttattttctagtgttctactccgctagccagcacctcgcctttaaaggtgtgcgtttctttttttctagactccaatgcttcccacagttgtgtcaatttggctggatgtcctttgggtggtggatcattcttgatacatgcgggaaactgttgagcatgaaaaccccactagcattgcagttcttgacacactcaaaccggtgtgcctggcacctattaccaccCCGTTTAAAGgcgcttaaatattttgtcttgcccatccaccctttgaatggcaagcatacacaatccatgggtcagttgtctcaaggcttaaaaatccttctttaacctctcttccccttcatctacactgattgaagtggatttaacaagtgacatcaataagggatcatagctttcacctggttagtctatgtcatagaaagcACAGgtatccttaatgttttgtatactgagTGCATATCAAGTAAACCAAACCAAATACTGAATGATTGACATTCTACGTGAAGTGTTAAATAGAGATACTTTACTACCTGACTGTATCTGTGTGCGCTTAGGCGCTCTGTAGCCATATTTTTCATAGTGTCTCCTCAGTCTCTGGATGTCCTCTGTGGTCCTCTGCTTCAGCACCATACACGTCTTTATAAAGCTCCTCACATCTTTCTCCCCTGCCTGCTGGCGCACCAGCTGCTCCTTCACCTGGCCCTGGGCATGCAAAACAAGCCAGTTATGTAAATATCTGTATACTAATGAATCACATAGCTATATAAGCTACACAGCGCTGTTCAAACAGCTCAGCAGGTGCTAAATTGACAGTTACCTTGAGTCCCCTGACCTCGGAGTGCAGCTCTTGCAGAACTCGCACCGCACCCTCAGTGCTATGATCTGAAACACAATTTTACAGTATACAAGAATACACTAGTCACTGGTCATTGGTGGTGCATTGACTGACTAGACACGTTAGCCGAAATAAAATTTGAGTGGAAGTCCGTTTCATAGTGTTACCTTCATCGTCGTAGTTCTGGTGTGCCTGTTGAAGACTGGCAGTTTCGGTCTCCAAATTCACGGCTAGGTTTCGCAACTTGGCGAAAAAACGTGCCGACGAGTCCATTTATTTGCAGATATGTTTCTAAAAGTAGTATTATATTGAACGGCAATTTAATCAAGTTTCGCTGTTTGTTTACATTCATACAAATTGAAACAGGAATatttttcaaatttggcgccacATCCGGAATCTAACGGAAGTAGGTTTATTCAGGACTCTCAAGACCGAAGAAGAGAAAGCATCTCGAGCTAAATGCAATTCTGCCACCTGCCGTCCTTGACGACTtcgatatatacagtatatatttttttaacgttATGGTCAAGATCATTTTAGAATAGTTGTGTGGTGGACTCACAAAATAATCAATAAGCAAACTTCAAAGCCAAGAGTTTGTAATACACTTCCAAATGAACATTTGTAACATCCATGAGTAACAATTTTTCTATATCTCTTTAAATTTACATTAGACTCACTTCCTTTGcttatttattgttttattttttatttcacctttatttaaccaggtaggctagttgagaacaagttctcatttacaactgcgacctggccaagataaagcaatgcagtgcgacacaaacaacaacacagagttacacatggaataaacaagtgtacagtcaataacacaatagaaaaaagaaagtctatatacagtgtgcaaatggcatgaggaggtaaggcaataaataggccatagtagcaagtaattacaatttagcaaattaacactggagtgatcaatgtgcagatgaggatgtgcaaccagaaatactggtgtgcaaaagagcagtaaagtaaataaaaacaatatggggatgagtgcAGAGGAAGGTTAGAGCTGGGAGGTGGAGGGACCTTATCAGATCCCTGATTATGCTGGAGAGTGTATAAATACTTAGGAAACAGTCAAGGTCACTACAGACATGCACTAAGAAACATTCTGACAGGTGAGTAATGGAGCACAGCAAGTTTACAAGTTATTCTGAATATCAAAGGTATGTACAGTAGATATGGTAAGCTGATATTATGGTTagttagtggatattggcctactGTATCAACTACAGTGGAGTATTGGCCTATAATTAGATATGCCTCTTCTTTCCTCCGCACCAGAATCAGTTGGCTGCTTCACAATAAACATATATTTATTAAGTAAACCCATCTAGTTTTAGCCATGGCAATGTTTGGCAAGGTGCTGGAGCCGGTGGGCTACATGCAGACCATGAGGACCCTGGTGGAGGGCATCTGTACCTACCTGGGTGGCAGTGCCTTAGTCTACCGTGGTCTACTACCAGCTGGGCGTGGCCGTCAGGGCACAGCCGGAGTTCACCAAGCGGGAGACAGAGGTGTCCTCCAGTACGTCCAGGAGCACCGGCTGGAGAGGCAGTTGATGATGCTCCACAGCAGGCTGA
The DNA window shown above is from Salmo salar chromosome ssa25, Ssal_v3.1, whole genome shotgun sequence and carries:
- the ska3 gene encoding SKA complex subunit 3 isoform X1 produces the protein MDSSARFFAKLRNLAVNLETETASLQQAHQNYDDEDHSTEGAVRVLQELHSEVRGLKGQVKEQLVRQQAGEKDVRSFIKTCMVLKQRTTEDIQRLRRHYEKYGYRAPKRTQIQSESNGQEAEASEKEDEDETEGGEEDQEEGEGYLTSVTPLKMPPPPFIDPLRTPQLSDFGLSEIHLKRVLGGTVFSSAEAPMPTMTLPLPSLVLAMQPPMPKTPKCTLRMDEDDDLLTPRMVDFGLTEHTVCLNNDFTMDLQRKKPTKPLSSAVSLGLGAMSQRPAHVLSTPPSNSMMYSLATMESPEPPVFCTPGLKITKSQRHALSPPLQGEIDPESPCRLGNHQATPEVPAFETPYINRLLSTRKGERNTQADEDQDHSELPTSSRGSNQAWSYNVSEISIIGCTEEKLTPEMPSLESFLGSSLPYRGGGGTSGEQTMGSGEPPLSVLDQDGPTQTFNLGTPRVRGDYPEPSTPEMPDLSSVTQDIFKLISQSKKLPTAVVQPHLKPSTLHTATGKENRAQSLAVVSEREFLSLPSYLRQIPLSSLNQAIQKINGAKEERGHSGDAGPAWFLMEELKRITGVGTKAPMYFLCLTELKRLEHVQGVGTSAMYKVLSKTRT
- the ska3 gene encoding SKA complex subunit 3 isoform X2 → MDSSARFFAKLRNLAVNLETETASLQQAHQNYDDEDHSTEGAVRVLQELHSEVRGLKGQVKEQLVRQQAGEKDVRSFIKTCMVLKQRTTEDIQRLRRHYEKYGYRAPKRTQIQSESNGQEAEASEKEDEDETEGGEEDQEEGEGYLTSVTPLKMPPPPFIDPLRTPQLSDFGLSEIHLKRVLGGTVFSSAEAPMPTMTLPLPSLVLAMQPPMPKTPKCTLRMDEDDDLLTPRMVDFGLTEHTVCLNNDFTMDLQRKKPTKPLSSAVSLGLGAMSQRPAHVLSTPPSNSMMYSLATMESPEPPVFCTPGLKITKSQRHALSPPLQGEIDPESPCRLGNHQATPEVPAFETPYINRLLSTRKGERNTQADEDQDHSELPTSSRGSNQAWSYNVSEISIIGCTEEKLTPEMPSLESFLGSSLPYRGGGGTSGEQTMGSGEPPLSVLDQDGPTQTFNLGTPRVRGDYPEPSTPEMPDLSSVTQDIFKLISQSKKLPTAVVQPHLKPSTLHTATGKENRSNLTVSAKNGSESGCGVREGVPESSKLPETDSSVQPQPGHSEDQRCQRGARPQW